A window of Hordeum vulgare subsp. vulgare chromosome 5H, MorexV3_pseudomolecules_assembly, whole genome shotgun sequence genomic DNA:
CTCGCTCATTCAACAACCAAAGAAGCACGCGGCCAACCAGGGATCTGTGGAAAGCTGCGACACCGACAACGCTCTCAATCGATGACCAGTGAGCTAGCAGCGGCGCCAGCGGCGCTCTGCATCGACACCCGGCGAGCTGGTAGCAACAATGAAGAAGCTCTTCCCCAGCGGCATGCGAGGGTGACAACATAAGAGCAGTGAGAAGGGGAGACAAACTCGGAGGCGAAGGGGGGAGGTAGAGGCGCAGCAAGCGGCGGCGCTTTGGCCGGCCGCATCATCCCGTATTGGGCTGGGAGAAGATGTGGGCATACATGGATTAAACGGGAAGACCCGCAAGTCCCACATATAATTTGACGCGATAGGCGGGTGTCGACCAACACTGTTTTTTGTGGGCTTGTTCATGGGCACCGTGGACACCCCGTGCCCACCTGCAGTCTGAATTTTGAACATGGAAAATATCTTTTGTATGAACCATGGAAAATATTAGTAATTTATCATGACAAATTGATTTCATAGATCATGACAATTTTATTATTTTGACCATGACAATTCTAGTATTATTAACatggaaaatattttttgtatgaaCCATGGCAAATTTTGATGCATGCATCATGGCAATTTTAATTTATGGTTCATGGCAAATTTAAGCCATTGATCATGCACTTTTAAAGTAATTTACGACATATCAAGGCAAATTTTGTAATTCATCATGGCAAGTTTAAACTTAGAGGAAATATTAGTTGAAATATATCATGGCAAGTACGATGTAATCATGATGGCAATATGTCCCAATTTATAGTGACGAGGCTTGTGATCGGATACTACTTTCACTACAGTGTAGTAATTATCGGGACTTTTTTCTTTGCTTGGGAGAAAAATCCAACACAACACAGCAGGTTCATAGAATCAAAAGAATTGCACTGCGCACGCAAGCAGTGACGATCGGCGTCGCCTAAAAAACTCAAGTTTGACTGGATATACAGGGAACCCCTACTACCGACCAGCGACCACTACCTAGAATATTGTTTGGGATTGGGTTGGACTGACGGGGTACTAAATGAACAGATGTACAGTGTACTAAGTACTCGATGATGATGATTGATCAACTACATAAATGGACGCATAGGAGTACTACATTGCAAACGcaaagggagaagaagaaggaggaggaggagggatggCGCCTATGAAGTTGTACGGCTGGGCGGTGTCGCCATGGATGGCGCGGGTCCTTGTCTGCCTGGAGGAGTCCGGCGCCGAGTACGAGCTCGTGCCCATGAGCCGCAACGGCGGCGACCACCGGCGGCCGGAGCACCTCGCCAGAAACGTACGTGTGCTCTGCCAAGCTTCTCCATATCTGATTCTGCTGCCcctgcgtgcgtgcgtgcatgcatgcgtACTTGACTTCTGTTGGAAGCAAGAAACAGAGCGATGATCAATTCTGCAGCCGTTTGCGTGGCCAAGCTCACCTACTAACACTACTGTTCCCGTCCAACGATTCTGCAGCCCTTCGGTGAGATCCCGGTGCTGGAGGACGGCGATCTGACGCTCTACCGTAAGCCTCCATGGTTCTTATTTTTATCAGCAGCTACTCCTCCGTCTTACTCCCTCCGCTGCTAAATATAAATCATTTTACAGGTTGCACTAACcgatttttttgttgttgttgctgtagtgtttagtaaaatttctaaaaaaacttatactccctccgttccaaaataaatgtcataagcttagtataattttgtactagatgtagtataaagttgagataattattttgggacagagagtGTATTTAAGAACGAAAGGGGTATAATATAAGAGCTTTGCATaaaaacgcttttatattatgCGACGGAGGGAATATGTTTTTCTATGAATTATTTAGCAATTTAGTGGACATTATATAAAAAGGGTTGCTGATTTCTTGCCGTAATTTTTTCTTTAGAATCCCGCGCCATCGCAAGGCATGTTCTCCGCAAACATAAGCCCGAGCTTCTAGGAGCGGCGGGCAGCCTCGAGGAGTCGGCGATGGTGGACGTATGGGTCGACGTGGATGCCCACCAGCTCGAGCCCGTACTCCAGCCTATTgtgtggaactgcatcatcaacccGTTCGTCGGGAGGGATGTCAACCAGGGCCTCGTCGACGAGAGCGTCAAGAAGCTGAAGAAGGTGTTGGAGGTGTACGAGGCGAGGCTCTCAAGCAGCAAGTACTTGGTCGGGGACTTCGTGAGCTTCGCCGACCTTACACATTTCTCCTTCATGCGCTACTTCATGGCGACGGAGCATGCGATCGTGCTCGACGCGTACCCTCACGTCAAGGCATGGTGGGAGGCGCTGCTGGCAAGGCCGTCTGTAAAGAAGGTGATGGCTGGCATGCCTCCGGATTTTGGATTCGGGAGCGGGAGGATACCATGATAAGGCATGTTT
This region includes:
- the LOC123395955 gene encoding glutathione S-transferase 4-like, producing the protein MAPMKLYGWAVSPWMARVLVCLEESGAEYELVPMSRNGGDHRRPEHLARNPFGEIPVLEDGDLTLYQSRAIARHVLRKHKPELLGAAGSLEESAMVDVWVDVDAHQLEPVLQPIVWNCIINPFVGRDVNQGLVDESVKKLKKVLEVYEARLSSSKYLVGDFVSFADLTHFSFMRYFMATEHAIVLDAYPHVKAWWEALLARPSVKKVMAGMPPDFGFGSGRIP